The Euphorbia lathyris chromosome 8, ddEupLath1.1, whole genome shotgun sequence genome has a window encoding:
- the LOC136203692 gene encoding eukaryotic translation initiation factor 3 subunit K produces MGRERESPKPQQVPFTVEQLVAVNPYNPDILPDLENYVNEQVSSQTYSLDANLCLLRLYQFEPERMSTQIVARILVKAIMAMPAPDFSLCLFLIPERVQMEEQFKTLIVLSHYLETGRFRQFWDEAAKSQHIVETVPGFEQAIQSYAIHLLSLTYQKVPRSVLAEAINIEGLSLDKFLEQQEANCGWTIEKGHGRGQLIVLPSNEFNHPELKKNTADSVPLEHITRIFPILG; encoded by the exons ATGGGAAGGGAAAGAGAATCTCCAAAGCCGCAGCAAGTCCCCTTCACTGTGGAGCAGCTCGTCGCCGTCAATCCCTACAATCCAGATATCCTCCCCGATCTTGAAAATTACGTCAATGAACAG GTTTCATCACAAACATACAGCTTGGATGCAAATCTATGCCTTCTTCGCCTCTATCAG TTTGAACCAGAGCGAATGAGCACTCAAATTGTTGCTCGCATTTTGGTTAAG GCAATAATGGCAATGCCAGCTCCAGATTTTAGCCTGTGTCTATTTTTGATCCCTGAACGAGTG CAAATGGAGGAACAGTTCAAGACATTGATCGTTCTTTCTCATTATTTGGAG ACAGGGAGGTTCCGGCAGTTTTGGGATGAAGCAGCTAAGAGTCAGCACATAGTTGAAACTGTGCCAG GTTTTGAGCAAGCAATCCAGTCATATGCAATTCATCTGCTttcattgacttatcaaaaggTTCCCCGGTCTGTACTGGCTGAG GCTATTAACATCGAAGGTTTATCCTTGGACAAATTCTTAGAACAGCAAGAAGCGAATTGTGGTTGGACTATAGAGAAGGGGCATGGCCGGGGCCAGCTGATTGTCCTGCCCAGCAACGAGTTTAACCACCCTGAGCTGAAGAAAAACACTGCAGATAGTGTACCATTAGAGCACATTACCCGAATCTTCCCGATTCTTGGCTGA